The genomic stretch TCCCCCGGTTCACCAACTTGCATCTCCTTTGTCCCCGTTGCGATATCAACAATTTTCACATCCGTATTTGGCAATGGAATACCGATACTACCAACTTTTCTTTTACCATTTACTGGATTACGAGTAACACCAATCGTTGCTTCTGATAAGCCATACCCTTCAATAATTGGTACTCCCGTTTTCTCTTCAAATCTATTCAATATCTCAACTGGAACTGGAGCTGCACCGCAAACACATAATTTAAAGCATGATAAGTCATTCTCTAATAAATCCGGATGATTTAGCAAAGCTATATACATCGTAGGAGAACCCATAAAAATCGTAGGTCGATATGTACGAATCAACGTTAATATATAATCTAAATCAAAATTTCTAACCATTACAAAGCTTGCACCGATAAAAATCGATTGAACTAAAGTGAATAGTCCTAGCCCATGATATAGTGGAGCAATACCTATTTGGCAGTGTCCCTCTTCATTTAAAATAGGCTTGCTACATTCATTTCCTTGATAAAGCGCTGCAGCCATATTGGAATGTTTAATCATTACCCCTTTTGGAAAACCAGTCGTTCCACCAGTATATAGGATAATTGCTACATCGTTTGATTGCTGATCCATACTAGGTAGTTCAGCTTTCTCATTTTCAATCCAAAGGTGGATATTATCATCTTCTTTAGCCACTTCATCTGCAGTTATAAACTTTACTTTGTCAATCATTCCAACTTTGTCCAATTTTTCTTTTACTTCTCGAAAAGCAATCAATCCTACGGCTTCCGAATTATTTAATATATGTTTCAATTCTTCCGGTTTAAAGTATGGATTGATTTGAACGACCACACCACCTAAACGTTGTACCGCGAAAAAAGCAATTGCATATTCAAGGCAATTTGGTAACATGACCGCAATCCGGTCTCCTTTTCGAAAACCTCTTTTATTAAGACCATACGCCACACGTTCACAAGCTTTTTTCAATTGTAAAAAGGTTGTTTTTCGATCACCGTCAATAATTCCAATTTTAGAAGGGTTTTCTTTCGCTGCTTGATCAAGTACTTCTAATATTGTTAGTGATGGGATGTCAATTTTATAAGAAACTTCTTCAGGATAATTTGCTAGCCAAGGTTTATTCAAGTTCCCCTCTCCACTTCTTTGAATTTAATGATTCTTAGTTCTTTCGAAACATTTACTAATCAATTTTCTATTCAATTTCTACTAAATAGGAGTTTTACAAGTGACTAACTGTATTAACTAGAATAATTTTTATATAGATTAGGCTATGATTGATTGCTGATTGATTTTGAAAAATTTGGTCGTCTTTTCTCTAAAAATGCTTGTACTCCTTCTTTTACATCATCCTTAAGGAAGAGCTCTTGAAACAATTCTGCCTCTCTTCCTAGTGCTAAATGAATAGTTAATTCTAGCCCTTCATCTACTGCTTTTTTAATATTTCTTAAAGCAGCAGGAGAGTTATTGCATATTTTAGCTGCTAGTTTCATAGCTGCTTCTATTCCTTCTCCAGATGGTACTACTTTATTAACTAAGCCAATTCGAAGCGCTTCCTCAGCAGAAATATGATCGCCTGTAAATAATAGTTCCTTTGCCTTTGCCTCTCCTACAAGTCTAGGTAACCTTTGTGTTCCACCAGCACCAGGTAATAACCCTAGCTTAACTTCTGGAACACCAATAAAAGCGTGTTCTTCGGCGATTCTAAGATCACACGTTAATGCAAGTTCGCAACCTCCACCAAGTGCAAACCCGTTAATAACAGCAATCGTTGGTTTAGGCGAAAAATCAATACAATTAAAGAACTCATGATTATCCATAAATTCTGACATTAAGTTTGAGTTACCAATTTTTTCAGGTAACTCTCTTATGTCCGCACCTGCCATAAAAGCCCTTTGGCCAGCACCTGTTAAAATGATCGCCAACACATTGTCATCTGAATTAAGCTCCTTGAATGTCTTACTTAATTCACCTTTTACTGCTGTACTGAATGTATTCATAGGTGGATTATCAATTGTAACAACAGCTACCTGTCCTTTTCTTTCAACTGTCACTAAACTCATCCATTTCACCTCATTAATCGTAAATTTAATAAATCAAATTTAATTGAATACTATAATCCAAGATTTTTAGCGATAATATTTTTCATAATTTCATTTGTACCAGCATAAATAGGCATAACTGCAACATCTCTATATTGACGAGCTATATCATATTCTTCCATATATCCATAACCACCATGAAGCTGTAGACAACGAGCAGACATCTTTCTAGCTTTATCTGTCATCCACCATTTCGCCATAGAAGCTTGAGTTGTTACATCTTCTCCATTCATATGTCTTACTGCCAGGTCGTCAATGAATGCTCCTGCGATCGATAGTTCCGTTGCCATTTCAGCAATTTCAAATTGTGTATTTTGGAAAGAGCTAATTGGTACTCCGAAGGCATGTCTTTCTTTAACATATCTAATCGTAGACTCTACCATTTCTTGTCCAAGTGCGAATGCCGAGCTAGCGCATATAATTCTCTCTTGTTGCAATTTATCCATTAAAATATAGAAACCTTCTCCTTCCTTGCCAAGGAGATTAGAAACTGGAACTCTAGCATCCTCAAAAATTAGTTCAACAGTATCTTGTGAATGGCCGCCCATTTTTTTCAATTTACGTCCACAAATAAATCCAGGAGTATCTTTTTCAACCATAATGATACTAATTCCCTTACGTGCAGGAACAGCTTTAGGGTCTGTTTTCACAACCACGAAAGTTAAATCTGCATTCAAACCATTTGTAATAAAAGTTTTTTGGCCGTTAATGACATAATAGTCTCCGTCTCGTACAGCAGTTGTATTAACACTTGCTAAGTCTGAGCCCGTACCTGGTTCAGTCATTGCAACTGCTGTAAAAATATCTCCAGTCACACAACCATTCAAATACTTTAACTTTTGTTCTTCAGTACCGTATTTTTCAATATATGGTACTGTAATCGAACTATGAAGACTTGCTCCTCCGATGCCTCCTCCAATGCGTGAAGTTTCTTCTGCAAGAACTAAATTGAATCCAAAATCTAGTCCTAATCCGCCATAAGCTGGATCAACTTGAGGACTAAGAAATCCATGCTCTCCCATTTTTTTGTAAAGTTCTCTAGGCGTGTAACCATTTTCTTCCCATTCATGAAGGTACGGTTTTACTTCTTTTTCAATGAATTTTTGTAATGATGTACGGTACATCTCATGTTCATCAGTACTATATGCTCTTTTAGTAGAGAACAAATCAAAAGTAGGTGCTTTTGTTGTAGAACTTGTTTTAGACATCAAAATTCCTCCAATATTTAAATGGTTAATAGATTACGAAATTCAAAGTTTTATAATTTGTGAAAACCAAATTAAATAAAGCTAAGTATTGATTACAATCTTGTTTTAGTTGATCTTGTACATTGAAACGACAACTGCTCCACCTAGACCTAAGTTATGTTGTAATGCAACTCTTGCATTTTCAACTTGCCTTTTTTCTGCTTGCCCGCGTAATTGCCAAACAAGCTCAGTACATTGTGCTAATCCAGTAGCTCCAAGCGGATGACCTTTTGACATTAATCCACCTGAAGGATTAACAACAAATTTACCGCCATACGTATTATCCCCATTATTAATAAATGTCTCAGCTTCTCCTTCACCACATAACCCAAGACCTTCATACGTAATGACCTCGTTTGGTGTAAAGCAATCGTGTAATTCAACAACATCCACATCCTCAGGCCCAATCCCTGCTTTTTCATAAAGTTCTTTTGCGGCTCTTTGAGTCATTTCAGCACCAACTACGTTTAATACATTTTCATATGTTGCCTCTGTATCTGTTGCCAATACTTGTGAAACAATCTCTACCGCATTCTTAATTCCATGTTTTTTAGCAAATTCATCAGTACAAACAATTGCAGCTGCAGCACCACATGACGGTGGGCATGCCATGAATCTCGTTAAATAAGGTGGACAAATAACTTGTGAGTTTAAAACTTCCTCAACAGTTAATGGCTTATCAAAAATTGAATAAGGGTTATTAATTGCATGATTACGAGTTTTTACAGCAACTTTTGCAAAAATATCAGGGTTAGCATCATATTTTTGAATATAAGCAGTTGCTGCCTCTCCAAAAAATTTAATTGCCCCATTTGGTACACTACTGTTCGTTAACTCATCTAAACGATCATTAAATGTTTTCAGAGGAGAAGTTCGATCATTCCATACTTCTGATAACGCACCTGGTTGCATCTCTTCAAATCCAAATGCAAGTGCACAATCAATCGCACCAGACTCTACAGCTTGTCGCGCTAGATATAATGCAGTTGAACCAGACGAACAGTTATTATTTACATTCATGACTGGAATTCCCGTCATTCCAACTTTATAAAGCGCTGCTTGCCCGCATGTACTGTCCCCATACACATACCCTGCAAATGCCTGTTTAATTTCACTAAAATCAATACCCGCATCTTGAACTGCATTTCGGATTGCTTTAGAAGCCATGATTTCATATGGCTCATTTTTTCCTGGCTTCATAAACTTGACCATTCCAACACCGATAATTTTCGCGTTTTTGCTCATGTTCACTTCATACCCCTTTCATTTAAACACCTTTCCAATTATAGGAAACGCTTACATTAGTTTTTAATAAATAATTGAGATTACGATCTACGTCCAACAATGGATTCGATTTTTAGTTGCTTTAGTTTATCTAATTACAGATTGGTTTCTCAATTCTTCAATTTCCTCATTTGAATAACCATGTTCAGCTAAAATGCAATTTGTGTGTTGACCTGATTTCGGTGCAAGTTCTCGAATAATCCCAGGTGTCTCTGACATTTTAATCGGTGGGGAAATAAGTTTTACTTCACCTAAACCTGGATCAACGAATGTTTGAAACATTCCTCTTTCAATTAGTTGTGGATCACTTTCTAAATCTTCAAATGAATTCAAAGGTGAAACGCATGCTTCAACATTTGAAAACACTTCTACCCATTCTTTTTGAGTTTTAGTTGAAATGATTTCCTGAATTTCAACCTTCATTTGATCTTGAATTTGAATAGGTGCATACTGTTTTCGTATCAAGTCTTCCCTTTCAATTACTCTGCAAAATTCTTTCCAAAACTTTGGTTCGACAGCTCCGACAGAAAGAAAACGTCCATCTTTCGTTTCGTACACTTCGTAAAATGCATTTTTACCAGATAACTGTAGTTCACCGCGATTTGATGGAATATTTGCAGTTATATAATCCGGCAGATTAAGTTGTAGCCATGAAAGAGCACCATCCATCATTGAGATGTCAATAAATTGCCCTTTTCCAGATCGTTCTCTCTCATACAGAGCCATTAATATCCCAACAGTTGCTAATAACGCTCCTCCACCAAGATCAGCAATTGGAACGGGTGGAACAACCGGTTTTCTATTTCGTTCACCAAAAAGTTCAAGTAATCCCGCATAGCTTATATAGTT from Arthrobacter citreus encodes the following:
- a CDS encoding long-chain fatty acid--CoA ligase; translated protein: MNKPWLANYPEEVSYKIDIPSLTILEVLDQAAKENPSKIGIIDGDRKTTFLQLKKACERVAYGLNKRGFRKGDRIAVMLPNCLEYAIAFFAVQRLGGVVVQINPYFKPEELKHILNNSEAVGLIAFREVKEKLDKVGMIDKVKFITADEVAKEDDNIHLWIENEKAELPSMDQQSNDVAIILYTGGTTGFPKGVMIKHSNMAAALYQGNECSKPILNEEGHCQIGIAPLYHGLGLFTLVQSIFIGASFVMVRNFDLDYILTLIRTYRPTIFMGSPTMYIALLNHPDLLENDLSCFKLCVCGAAPVPVEILNRFEEKTGVPIIEGYGLSEATIGVTRNPVNGKRKVGSIGIPLPNTDVKIVDIATGTKEMQVGEPGELIVKGPQVMKGYWKNQEESDYALRDGWLHTGDMATMDNEGYFYIVGRKKEMIITGGFNVYPAEVEEVIYKHPAVLEACVYGIPDPYRIETVKLAVVLKKGYTLTSEEIREWCKERLTNYKVPRIIEFKESLPKTPVGKIMRLQLKNEDVQKTEMLGLQ
- a CDS encoding enoyl-CoA hydratase codes for the protein MSLVTVERKGQVAVVTIDNPPMNTFSTAVKGELSKTFKELNSDDNVLAIILTGAGQRAFMAGADIRELPEKIGNSNLMSEFMDNHEFFNCIDFSPKPTIAVINGFALGGGCELALTCDLRIAEEHAFIGVPEVKLGLLPGAGGTQRLPRLVGEAKAKELLFTGDHISAEEALRIGLVNKVVPSGEGIEAAMKLAAKICNNSPAALRNIKKAVDEGLELTIHLALGREAELFQELFLKDDVKEGVQAFLEKRRPNFSKSISNQS
- a CDS encoding acyl-CoA dehydrogenase, translating into MSKTSSTTKAPTFDLFSTKRAYSTDEHEMYRTSLQKFIEKEVKPYLHEWEENGYTPRELYKKMGEHGFLSPQVDPAYGGLGLDFGFNLVLAEETSRIGGGIGGASLHSSITVPYIEKYGTEEQKLKYLNGCVTGDIFTAVAMTEPGTGSDLASVNTTAVRDGDYYVINGQKTFITNGLNADLTFVVVKTDPKAVPARKGISIIMVEKDTPGFICGRKLKKMGGHSQDTVELIFEDARVPVSNLLGKEGEGFYILMDKLQQERIICASSAFALGQEMVESTIRYVKERHAFGVPISSFQNTQFEIAEMATELSIAGAFIDDLAVRHMNGEDVTTQASMAKWWMTDKARKMSARCLQLHGGYGYMEEYDIARQYRDVAVMPIYAGTNEIMKNIIAKNLGL
- a CDS encoding lipid-transfer protein; translation: MSKNAKIIGVGMVKFMKPGKNEPYEIMASKAIRNAVQDAGIDFSEIKQAFAGYVYGDSTCGQAALYKVGMTGIPVMNVNNNCSSGSTALYLARQAVESGAIDCALAFGFEEMQPGALSEVWNDRTSPLKTFNDRLDELTNSSVPNGAIKFFGEAATAYIQKYDANPDIFAKVAVKTRNHAINNPYSIFDKPLTVEEVLNSQVICPPYLTRFMACPPSCGAAAAIVCTDEFAKKHGIKNAVEIVSQVLATDTEATYENVLNVVGAEMTQRAAKELYEKAGIGPEDVDVVELHDCFTPNEVITYEGLGLCGEGEAETFINNGDNTYGGKFVVNPSGGLMSKGHPLGATGLAQCTELVWQLRGQAEKRQVENARVALQHNLGLGGAVVVSMYKIN
- a CDS encoding CoA transferase, with protein sequence MSSALNSLRVLDLTRLLPGPYCTMLLADYGAEVIKVEDTNLGDYARAGEPKVGEDSAFFHSLNRNKKSICLDLKSDEGKTIFFKLIEKVDVVVESFRPGVMDKLGVGYEELKKINPSLIYCAVTGYGQTGPYAKQPGHDLNYISYAGLLELFGERNRKPVVPPVPIADLGGGALLATVGILMALYERERSGKGQFIDISMMDGALSWLQLNLPDYITANIPSNRGELQLSGKNAFYEVYETKDGRFLSVGAVEPKFWKEFCRVIEREDLIRKQYAPIQIQDQMKVEIQEIISTKTQKEWVEVFSNVEACVSPLNSFEDLESDPQLIERGMFQTFVDPGLGEVKLISPPIKMSETPGIIRELAPKSGQHTNCILAEHGYSNEEIEELRNQSVIR